The sequence ATCCCGCCGAACCAGGTCATCGCAGGCCTCGCGCTGTTCCTCAGCCTCTTCATCATGGGCCCGGTCCTGATCCACATCAACGACCTCGCCCTGCAGCCCTACCTCGCCGGCAAGATCGACTTCCAGCACGCGATCACGCTCGCCGAGGGGCCGCTGCGCCACTTCATGCTGGCGCACACCCGCGAGGAGGACATCGCGCTGATGACCCGGGCCGCCAAGAAGGCGAACCCGGCCACCATGAACGCGACGCCCATGCTGACGCTGATCCCGGCGTTCATGATCTCGGAGCTCCGCGCCGCCTTCATCATCGGCTTCGTCATCTTCATCCCGTTCCTGGTCATCGACCTCGTCGTCTCCGCCGCCCTGATGTCGATGGGCATGATGATGCTGCCGCCGGTCATGATCTCGCTGCCCTTCAAGATCCTGCTCTTCGTCCTCGTCGACGGCTGGGGCCTGATCATCAAGGCCCTGATCGAGAGCTACAACACATGAACACCAACGGCGTCCTCGACATCGGCGTGCAGGCTCTGCTCGTCGCCGGCAAGCTCGCAGCGCCGGTGCTCATCACCGCACTCGTCGTCGGGTTCGCGATCTCCCTCCTGCAGTCGATCACGCAGATCCAGGAGCCCACCCTCGCCTTCGTGCCCAAGGCGATCGCCGTCGCGATCGCGCTCGTCGTCTGCGGCAACTGGATGATCTCGACGATGATCTCGTTCACCACGACGATGTTCGACCGGATCCCGTCACTGCTCGGCGGTGGCTAGACCGTGGACTTCCGCTTCGACATGTCGGCCGTGGAGGCCGTGATGCTGGCCGGCGTCCGGATCGCCGCGTTCCTCGTGATCGCCCCGCCGTTCTCCTACAAGGCCATCCCCGGCAACGTGAAGGCCCTCCTCGCGGTCGGCCTCGCGCTCGCGGTGTCGCCGCGGATCATCCCCGGCTACCAGTCGCAGACGACCGGCGACTTCGTCGTCTCGCTGGTCCTCGAGCTCGTCGCCGGCGCGACCCTCGGCTTCCTGGTCTGGCTCGTCTTCGCGGCGGTCCAGTCGGCAGGCAGCGCCATCGACCTGTTCGGCGGCTTCCAGCTCGCCCAGGCGTACGACCCGCAGTCGATGGTCAACGGCGCCCAGTTCACGCGCCTGTTCCAGATGACCGCCCTGGTGCTCATGTTCACCTCCGGCGGGTACCAGCTCATCATCGGCGGCATCACCCGCACCTTCGACGCGGTCCCGATCGGGGTCGGGATCGACCTGTCGCATCCTGCGGCCCTCATGGTCCACGCGGTCACGCAGATGTTCCTCGCGACGCTGCAGATCGCCGGGCCGCTCATCGTCGTCCTGTTCCTCGCCGACGCCGGCCTCGGCCTCCTGACCCGCGTGGCGCCCGCGCTGAACGCGTTCCAGCTCGGGTACCCGCTCAAGATCATGATCACGCTCGGCCTCGCCGGCATGGTCTTCGTGGCCCTGCCGCAGATCGTCTCCTCCCTCTCGGAGCAGGCGGTCGGGGCCCTGATGGGGGTGAGCTGATGGCCGACGAGTCGGGTGAGAAGACCGAGCAGGCGACCGAGAAGCGCATGAAGGAGGTCCACGGCAAGGGCCAGCTGTCGAAGTCGCAGGATCTCTCGGCGTGGGTCGGAGTCGCGGCCGCCGTCGTCATGATGCCCTCCACGATCGACCGGGCGAAGGCCGCCGGCCTCACGCAGATGGTCACCGTGAAGGACGCCATCGCCACCCCGTCGACCGCGATGGCCCGCTCGGCCCTCATCGACGGGTTCTCGACGATCGGCGGGATCGTCGCGCCGCTCCTCGCGGTCACGGCCGTCGCGATCCTGATCGTCGCGATCGTCCAGGGCGGTGTCCACTTCAAGAAGTCGATCGCCAAGTTCGAGCACTTCAACCTGCTGAACGGCGTCAAGAACACGTTCGGCCCGCAGGCGCTCTGGCAGGGCGCGAAGGTGCTGCTGAAGACGGGCGTCGTGGCGCTGGTGCTCTGGGTCGTCATCAAGAACCTGATGGCCGTGCTGATGAACGCGAACCTGCCGCTGGCGTCGCTCCTGAGCGCAGCGTCCGGCGGGGTGTCGTCGCTCGTGGTCGCGGCGGTCGCCGCGGGTCTCGTGCTCGGCGGGCTCGACGTGCTCGTCGTCATGCGGCGCAACCGCAAGAAGACCCGCATGACGAAGAAGGAGGTCAAGGACGAGAGCAAGTCGTCCGACGGCGACCCCCTGATCCGGCAGCAGCGGCGCCAGCGAGCCCTCGCCATGAGCCGCGGCCGCATGATGTCGAAGATCGCCGACGCGGACGTCGTCATGGTCAACCCGACGCACGTCGCCGTCGCCCTCAAGTACGAGCCCGGCCGCTCGGCCCCCCGCGTCGTCGCGAAGGGCGCCGGCGAGGTCGCCCGCGGCATCCGCGAGAAGGCCGAGAAGGAGGGCGTCCCGATGGTGAAGGACATCCCCCTGGCCCGGGCCCTCCACGCCGCCTGCGAGCTCGGCGACGAGATCCCCGTCGACCTCTACTCGCCGGTCGCCCGCGTCCTCACCTTCGTCATGGCGCTGAAGGCGCGCGGCTCGAAGGCCGCGGCCGGTGTCCACACCATGCCCGGCGGCACCATCGCCGCCGTCCCCGAAGCCCCCGAAGTCACCGAGTCCGAAGCAAGCACCCTCGTAGGAGCCACATCGTGAAGAACCTCCCGAAGCTCGCCGTCCCCGTCGGCGTCGTCGGCATCGTCCTGCTGCTCGTCGTGCCGGTGCCGTCGTTCCTGCTCGACACCCTCATCATCTGCAACATCCTGCTGGCGCTGGTGATCCTGCTCACGACGATGTTCGTGAAGAAGCCGATGGACTTCTCGGTCTTCCCATCGCTGCTGCTGGTCGCGACGCTGTTCCGCCTCGGCCTGAACGTGGCGTCGACTCGACTCGTGCTCGGCAAGGGCTTCGCCGGCGAGGTCATCCAGGCGTTCGGGCACGTGGCCGTCGGCGGCTCCGTCATCATCGGCGCGGTGATCTTCCTGATCCTGGTGGTCATCCAGTTCGTCGTCGTCACGAAGGGCGCCGAGCGCGTCGCCGAGGTCGGGGCCCGCTTCACCCTCGACGCCATGCCCGGCAAGCAGATGGCCATCGACGCCGACCTCAACGCCGGCCTCATCACCGACGAGATCGCCAAGAAGCGCCGCGCCGAGGTGGCCGGCGAGGCCGACTTTTACGGGGCCATGGACGGCGCCTCGAAGTTCGTCAAGGGCGACGCGATCGCCGGCATCCTGATCATCATCATCAACCTCATCGGCGGGATCGCGACCGGCATGGTCTCCGGCGGCCTCGCGATCGGCGACGCGCTCAGCAAGTACGGCATCCTGACGATCGGCGACGGCCTCGTCACCCAGATCCCGGCGCTCCTGATGGCCGTCTCCACCGGCATGATTGTTACCCGCTCGAACGCGGAGTCCGACCTCGGCTCCACCGCCTCGCAGCAGCTCACCCAGTCGCGCACCGCCGTCATGATCGCCGGCGTCGCCGCCATCGGCATGGCCTTCATCCCCGGCATGCCGATCGTCCCCTTCCTGGTCGTCGGCGGCACCCTCCTCGTCATCGGCCAGCGCATCAAGGCCAAGGAGAAGAAGGAGGCGCAGGATCTCGAGCGCGCGGCTCTCACGCAGAACGTCGCCCCCACCGAGACCACCGAGGACCTCCTCGAGCAGATGCGCGTCCACGCGCTCGAGATCCAGCTCGCCCCCGACCTCGTCGACATGGTGTCCGGCGCCAGCGACGACCTGCTCGGCAGGGTCCGCGCCCTCCGCCGCAAGGTCGCCATGGAGCTCGGCGTCGTCGTCCCGCCCGTCCGCACCCGCGACAGCGTCGAGCTGCCGCCGGCGACCTACGCGATCCGCATCGCCGGCGTCGAGGCGGGTCGCGGCATGGCGCCCGCGGGCAAGGTGCTGGCCCTCGGCGACTTCCTCGACGCCCTCCCCGGCACCTCGACCGTCGAGCCCGTCTTCGGCCTCGCCGGCAAGTGGATCCCCGCCGAGATGCGGCACTCGGCCGAGATGACCGGCGCGACCGTCATCGACCGGGTGTCGGTGCTGGTCACGCACCTCTCGTCGATCATCGCCGACAACGCGGCCCGCCTCCTCAGCCGCGAGGACGTCCGCGTCCTCGTCGAGGGCGTCAAGACCGTCAACGCCCCCGCCGTCGAGGAGCTGATCCCGTCGATGCTGAGCATGGCCGAGCTGCAGCGCGTGCTGCAGGGCCTCCTGCAGGAGCAGATCCCGATCAACGACCTCGGCCGCATCTGCGAGGCGCTGACCCTCCGCGCCAAGGTGTCGACGGACCCCGAGGGCCTCATCGAGTCGGCCCGCGCGGCGCTCGGCCCCGCGCTCAGCGCGCAGTACCTCGACGGGAACACCCTCCGCGTCATCATGATCGAGCCGGGCCTCGAGCAGTCGCTCCTCGAGGGCCTGCGCCCGTCGGAGCAGGGCACCCAGATCCTGCTCGACGCCAACCGGATCGAGACGATCCTGTCGTCGCTCAAGACACAGGTGCAGACCGTCGAGGCCTCCGGTCTCAGCGCCGTGCTGGTCTGCGCGCCGGCCCTCCGCCCCGCGATCCGCCGCCTGGTGTCGGCGCAGACCGGCGGCCTGCCGGTGCTGTCGTACCAGGAGGCCACCGCGGGCAACGTCCACATCGAGACCGTCGGCGTCGTCCGCGGCGAAGGCGCGCTGGCCGCGTGACCTCGTCACCTGAGAGGATCGAGCGATGAGCGGCCAACGCATCACCGTCACGGGCAAGAGCCTCGACGAGATCGCCACGAAGGTGCGCGTCGACCACGGTCCGCGCGCCCGCATCGTCGCGGCCGAGCGCGTCACCTCGGGCGGCCTCGGCATCGCCGGGCTCTTCACGAAGCGCTACGTCGAGGCGACGGTCGAGCTGCCCGAGCGCGGCCGCCGTGCCGCCCGGACCCCGCAGGATGCTCCGGGTCGCCGAGCCTCCGACACGCCCGTCTCGCAGCGGGCCTTCTCCCCGACGCCGGCGCAGCGCGTCGGGCTCGCCGCCCTCCTGGCCGACGCGGAGGACGCCGAGGACGCGTTCGCCCTCGAGGAGCCGGCCGCCGTGCCCGCCCCCGCGGTGTCGACGAGGTCGGGCGCGTTCGCCGACCTCATGGACGACCTCGCCTTCAACGGCGTGATCGCCGAGCCGGAAGCCGCGCCCGCGCCCGGCAGCGCTGCGCCCGCCGGTGCCGCAGCGCCCGTCGAGCTCGCCGCCTCGGTCGTCGCGCCCGCCGCACCGTCGCGGATCGCGCCCGCCCTCCTCGACGGCCCGGGCGACCTGGTGGTGATCGTGGGCGAGCGCCCCGACACCGTCGCGGCCGTGCAGGCGATGGCCGAGGGCTCGACTCTGACGCGTCCCGCCATCCGGGTCGCAGGATCCTGCGCGGACGGCCGCTTCGTCGCCGTCAGCGACCGTCGAGCCGCGCTCGAGGCCCGGGCCGCAGGGGTCGAGCTCGACCGCGCCACCTTCGTCGCGGTCGGCTGGACGCCGGCCGCCGCCGAGATCGTCGCGGCTCTCGCCCCCGACCAGCTCTGGCTCGCCGTCGACGCGGGCCGGAAGCACGCCGACACCGAGCGCTTCGTGGCCCTGGCCTCCGCGTCGCTCGACGTCGACGGGCTCGTGGCGTCGGGGCTCTCGTCGACCTCGACCCCCGACACCATCCGCACGCTGGGCCTCCCCGTCGGCTGGACCGACGCCTAGCCTCCCTGCGCCCCTGCCGCCCGACGTCTGGCGGACATCCCCCCTGCCGCGGCGCGGTGCCGTGTCCGCGCAACGTGGTGCGGCACTGTGCGCCCGCGGGCCCGGCCCCGGTAGTCTTGCGGGATGCTGGTGCTTACGCGCAAGGTCGGGGAGAGGATCCTCATCGGCGACGACATCGTCCTCACCATCCTCGACTCCCGCGGCGACGGCATCCGCGTCGGGATCGACGCTCCCCGCGGCATCAAGGTGCAGCGCGAAGAGGTCGTCCGGGCCGTGACCGAGGCCAATGTCGAGGCCGCTCGGGCCGGCGACGACGCCGAGGCGCGCATCCGCGACCTGCTCGGCGGCGCCCAGCCGCCCGCCGATCCGCCCGCGGCCCCCGAGAAGTAGCCCGCGCCTCAGCGCCCGCCTCCGCGGCGCCCGCTCTCGCGGCGCCCGCGCCTCAGCGCCCGCCGAACACCGACCGCGACGGCTCCGGCGACGGCACCGCGGTCGCGTCGGTCACCACGGGTGCACCCGCGATGAAGTCCTTCAGCTCGCGCCCGGCGACGACCTTCGCCGGCAGCGGATCGGCCGAGTACACGCGCGGCATCCGGTCGACGGGCAGCTCCGCGTGCGATCCGACGAGCACCACGTTGCCGAATCGGCGCCCCTTGAGCGTTCCGGGATCGGCGACCGCCACGACGTGCTCGAACACCGTCGCGAGTGTCGACGCCTGCCCGCGCGCGAACGCGAGTCCTGCGCCGTCGGCGGAGTTGACCATCAGCATCCCGGTCGGCGACAGGAACTCGGCCGCCGCCGAGTAGAACTCCAGCGACGTCACGTGCGCGGGGATCCGCGACCCGCCGAACACGTCGACCACGAGCAGGTCTACCGTGCCGCGGAGCCCCTGCGGCAGCTTCTCCATGACCTCGCGCGCGTCGCCGTAGCGCACCCGGATCGAGGCCCCGCGCGGGAAAGGCAGCTGCGCCCGCACGAGGTCGACGAGGTCCTTCTCGAGCTCGACGACCTGCTGCCGTGAGCCGGGGCGCGTGGCCTCGACGTAGCGGGGGAGCGTGAGGGCCCCGGCACCGAGGTGGAGCGCCGTCACCGGGCCCGGCGGGAGGAGGTCGATCGCGTGCCCGATCCTGCGCACGTATTCGAATGCCAGGTGGGTGGGGTCGTCGAGGTCGACGTGCGACTGCGGCGTGCCGTCGACGACGAGCGTGTACGAGCCGGGGCTCCACCGGTCGGCGTCGATGCGTGCCTGACCGGCGCCGATCGTGATCTCGAGGGGCTCGTCGCCCGTGTTCGAGGAGGACGTCGAGGAGTGGGAGGCCATGCCCCAAGCCTCGCACGATCTCCACCCGCGAGGGCCTGCGTCTCCACCCCCGGGTGGTGGGCCGGCGCACCGCCCCGCGGGATCGTGGAGACAACGCACGCACCTCCCCCGACCATCACCCCGAAAGGCCCCTCGTGTCCGCTCAGCTCCTCGTCAACGTCCTCCTCGGCATCGCCCTCGTCGGCTACATCGCGTCCAAGCAGCTGCGCTGGACCAGGATCGACCGCCAGGGCGTGTGGCGCCTCCCGCTGATCCTCGGCGTGATCGGTCTCATCAGCCTCTCGTCGCAGGCGAAGGGCCTGACGGTCGGCCCGGTCGACATCGCCCTCATCGGCGTCGAGCTGGCCGTCGCCGTCACGATCGGCCTGCTGATGGGCCGCGCCACCGTCTACCGGATCGCCGCGACCGCGGACGCGAAGGGACGCAGGATCGAGGCCCGCTCGGGTGTCGCGGGCGCCGCCCTGTGGGTCGTCCTCATCGCCCTCCGCCTCGGGCTCGACGTCGTCGGAGGCCTGATGGGCGCGCACATCCTGACCGCCACCGGCGTCATCCTGCTCACCGTCGCCGCCAGCCGTGCGGCCTCCGCGCTGATCGTGGACGCCCGGATGCCGCGGGTCTCCTCCCTCACGGCATGATGGCTCCGTGACCCCCGCCTTCCCCGACGCCCCCGAGAGGACCGGGCTCGGCTCCACGCTCAACGGCGTCGGAGCCGTCGTCGTCGGCTCCTTCCTCGTCGTGGACCGGGTCGGCGCCGCCGACGGACGACTGCCCGCGGGGGTGCTGGTCCTCGGCCTCGTGGCGCTCGCCGCCTGGATCGTGCGCTCGTTCCTCCGGCCCGGCCGCGTGGCCGACGCCGCCGCGGTGGTCATGCTCGTGGTCGGCTCGGCGCTCGTGACGAGCACCGACGCCCTCCTGATCACCCCGGCGATCGTTGCCATCGTCGCCGTCGCCGCCGACCTCCGGCACCCGCGGGGCGTCGTCGTCGCGTTCGCCGCGACAGGCTTCGCGATCGTGACCGCCACCTCGCTCCTCGACTCCCGCTCGCCGTCGTTCCTCCTGGCCTGCCTCGGCGGCCTCGCCCTCGGCTGCGTCGTCGGCTACAACCGCCGGCAGAACCGCGTCGCCGAGGTGACGGCGAGGAAGCTCCTCGCCCGCGAGGTCGAGATCGAGCGGGAGCAGCAGCACTCGGCCCTCCTCGCCGACCGCGCGCGGGTCGCCCGCGACATCCACGACGTCCTCGCACACAGCCTCGGCGGCCTCGTCATCCAGCTCGACGCGGTCGAGGCCCTGCTCGAGAACGGGCGCACGGACGAGGCCGCGGCCCGCGTCACGGCGGCCCGCAGCCTCGCCGCCGACGGGCTGGGCGAGGCCCGGCGCGCGGTGGCGACCCTGCGTGATCCTGCGCTCGCGGCCCCCGCGGGCGGCGATCCGCTCGACCGACCGGACGCCGTCGACCGCCTCCTCGAGACCCACCGGTCGCTGGGCGGGCAGGTCTCGGCGAGCGGCCTCGACGCCCTGACGGCCCTCGACGCCGAGCACTCGCGGGCGCTCGCCGGGGTGCTCCGGGAGGCCCTCAGCAATGCGAGGCGACACGCTCCGGGTGCGCCGGTCGCGGTGGCGGCGACCGCCGACGCGGGGCGGGGAACGCTGCGGGTCACGGTGTCGAATCCGGTCGGTGCCGGTGCCGGTGTCGCTGGCGCTACTGCTGGCCCTGCCGCCGCCGGCCCCGGTGCCGAGGACCGCGCCGGAGGCGGCCAGGGGCTCCCCGGCATGCGCGACCGCCTGGCCGAGCTCGGCGACGGCTCCCGCGTCGCGGCGGGCCGCCGGGGCGACTCGTTCGTGGTCGAGGCCGAGGTGGTCGTCCGATGACCGACAGCCCCGTCCGCATCGTCGTCGCCGACGACCAGGCCATCGTCCGCGACGGCCTGGTGACGCTCCTGTCGCTGGTCGACGGCTTCGAGATCGTCGGCCAGGCCGCCGACGGCGCCGAGGCCGTCCGGGTCGTCGACGCCACGCTCCCCGACGTCGTCCTGATGGATCTCCGCATGCCCGAGCTCTCCGGAGCAGAGGCCACCGAGCGCGTGCTCGCCGCTCATCCCGCCACCGCGGTGCTGGTCCTGACGACCTTCGCCGACGACGAGTCCATCGTCGGCGCCCTCCGCGCCGGAGCCCGCGGCTACCTCACCAAAGACGCCGGCCGCGCCGAGCTCTCCAGCGCCATCCGGGCCGTGGCCGCGGGGCAGTCGATCTTCGAGGCCTCGGTCGGTGCCCTCCTCGTGCAGAGCCTGACCGCAGGATCCCGGCCCACAGCGCCCGAGCCCGACCCCGACCCGGCGCTGACCCTGCGGACCCGCCACCCCGGCCTCACCCCGCGGGAGGCCGAGATCTTCGCCCTCATCGCCCAGGGTCTGTCGAACCCGGAGATCGCCGCGCGCCTCTTCGTCAGCGTCGCCACCGTCAAGGCCCACGTCAACATGATCTTCGCCAAGCTCGGCGTCACCACCCGCGCGCAGGCGATCGCGCTGGCGCTCGGCTGATCCTGCCCGGCCGAGTCCTCTCAGTCGACCAGCACCACTGCCAGCGTGACCGGGTCGCCGCCGGCCCAGGTGCCCGTGACGACCTCCCTGAGGCCGTCTTCGGTCGCCCCGGCTCCGGCCGGGACTCCCGCCGCCGAGGCGAGCGCGCCTGCATCCGAGCCGGGGCCAGGCACCCGTGCCAGCGCGACCCGCAGCCCACGGAGGGTCGCGACCGTGATGCCGCGCTCGTCGCGCGTCGCCGGTGCAGCGAGGTCTGAGGCCGCTACCGCGCGCGATCCTGCGTTGCCGCTCCCGGTCACCACGGCCGTAGGCTCCCGGAACACCCGCTCGCCGTCGACCTCGACGTACTCGTCCGCCTGGCTGCCGCCTGTCAGCGCCGCAGTCGCCAGTGCGGCCACGAACGCAGGATCGCCCATGCCGTCGTAGGCGTACCGCGTGCCGAGCACCGAGTGCTCCATCGTCCCGAGGAGCCACGCCTCGCCTCCGGCCAGCGGGGAACCGCGGTAGGTCAGGGGCACCTGAAGCAGGGGCCCGCCGGCAGTGACCAGCAACGTCTCGATGCCGACCTCGCCTTCAGGATCGTCGAATCGGAACGACGCGAGCTTCTCGAACGGCGCCTCCGGATCACCCTCGAACCACGACCGGGACCGGGCCCACTCGGCGATGATCTCGGTCTTCGACGGGCGGAGCTCAGCCCGGTGCAGGAGTGCCATGCCCCGATGTTAGAGCGACCCGGCGACACCCGTCGTTGAGTTGCACCCACCCCCAGAACGGGACCATTAAGCGGATCACGGCCCCACCGGCCGGGCACCGCCGGATACTCTGGCACCCCGCCGGGGGATCACATCCGGCGGCAGACGACCCTCCCAGAGACACGACATGACTCTCCCCGAGCCGACGCTCCTCCCCGCGCCCGGCCAACGGAATCCCCTCAGGCCGATCACCGGCATCCTGCTGGAGCGGATCCTCGGCCGGTGCATCGCCGTGTTCTCGATCGTCTTCGGCGCGCAGGGGATCCCGTTCGCGCTGATGCAGCAGGGCGTCCTGAAGCAGCCGCTCGGCTGGCTGGTCGTCGGGACGCTCTTCGGGGCGTTCGCGGCCGTGATCCTGACGGGGTTCAGCGGCCGGTTCCTCGTCACGGTCGCGCCGTTCGTGCCGATCATCTACCTCGTCGCCCTGACGACGTGGCCGCTGGGCGTCGCCGACCCGTCGGTCGTGCAGCCGACCGTGCCGTGGCTCTGGTACGTCGCGAACCTGGTGCTCGCCACGGCCGTCGTCGCCTTCTCGACCTGGGTCTCGGCGATGTACGTCGTCCTGATCCCGACGGTCCTCTTCGTCGTCCGGCTGACGCCGTCCGGCGGTGGCGCGACGGTGGAGCACGCCCTGCTCGACAGCGCGTACGTCGCGATCCTCGGCGCGGTGGTCCTCGTCGTGGTGCTCATGCTCCGGCGCGCGGCCGCCGACGTCGATCAGGCGCAGGATGCCGCCGTCGTCCGCTACGGGGACGCCGTCCGAGCGCACGCCATCGAGGTGGAGCGCCTGCAGGTCGACTCGATCGTGCACGACGGCGTGCTGACGGCTCTCCTCTCGGCGGGCAAGGCCGAGACGCCCAAGGCCAGGAGGCTCGCCGCCGTCATGGCGGGTGTGAGCATGGCCAGGCTCATCAGCGCCGCCGAGACGCCCACCGGGCTCCTCAAGGAGGTGTCGCTCGCCAAGGTGCGGGAACGCCTCGACCGAGCGCGAGGCCACCTCGATCCCGACGCCCGGCTCTCGGCCGAGGGCGAGATCGGCAGCCTCTCGGTGCCCGCCGAGGTCGCACAGACCCTCGCCGACGCCGCGGTCCAGGCGCTCGTCAACAGCTGTCAGCACGCCGGCGACTCGGCCTCCCGCTGGATCACGGTCGCGGCCGACGGCGACCAGGCCGTCGTGATCGTGGGCGACGACGGAGCCGGATTCGACCCCTCGGTCTCCTCCGAGCGCCTCGGCGTCCGCGTCTCCATCCTGGAGCGCGTCCGC is a genomic window of Frondihabitans peucedani containing:
- the fliQ gene encoding flagellar biosynthesis protein FliQ; the encoded protein is MNTNGVLDIGVQALLVAGKLAAPVLITALVVGFAISLLQSITQIQEPTLAFVPKAIAVAIALVVCGNWMISTMISFTTTMFDRIPSLLGGG
- a CDS encoding EscU/YscU/HrcU family type III secretion system export apparatus switch protein; amino-acid sequence: MADESGEKTEQATEKRMKEVHGKGQLSKSQDLSAWVGVAAAVVMMPSTIDRAKAAGLTQMVTVKDAIATPSTAMARSALIDGFSTIGGIVAPLLAVTAVAILIVAIVQGGVHFKKSIAKFEHFNLLNGVKNTFGPQALWQGAKVLLKTGVVALVLWVVIKNLMAVLMNANLPLASLLSAASGGVSSLVVAAVAAGLVLGGLDVLVVMRRNRKKTRMTKKEVKDESKSSDGDPLIRQQRRQRALAMSRGRMMSKIADADVVMVNPTHVAVALKYEPGRSAPRVVAKGAGEVARGIREKAEKEGVPMVKDIPLARALHAACELGDEIPVDLYSPVARVLTFVMALKARGSKAAAGVHTMPGGTIAAVPEAPEVTESEASTLVGATS
- a CDS encoding fused MFS/spermidine synthase, coding for MASHSSTSSSNTGDEPLEITIGAGQARIDADRWSPGSYTLVVDGTPQSHVDLDDPTHLAFEYVRRIGHAIDLLPPGPVTALHLGAGALTLPRYVEATRPGSRQQVVELEKDLVDLVRAQLPFPRGASIRVRYGDAREVMEKLPQGLRGTVDLLVVDVFGGSRIPAHVTSLEFYSAAAEFLSPTGMLMVNSADGAGLAFARGQASTLATVFEHVVAVADPGTLKGRRFGNVVLVGSHAELPVDRMPRVYSADPLPAKVVAGRELKDFIAGAPVVTDATAVPSPEPSRSVFGGR
- a CDS encoding response regulator transcription factor is translated as MTDSPVRIVVADDQAIVRDGLVTLLSLVDGFEIVGQAADGAEAVRVVDATLPDVVLMDLRMPELSGAEATERVLAAHPATAVLVLTTFADDESIVGALRAGARGYLTKDAGRAELSSAIRAVAAGQSIFEASVGALLVQSLTAGSRPTAPEPDPDPALTLRTRHPGLTPREAEIFALIAQGLSNPEIAARLFVSVATVKAHVNMIFAKLGVTTRAQAIALALG
- a CDS encoding flagellar biosynthesis protein FlhA: MVKNLPKLAVPVGVVGIVLLLVVPVPSFLLDTLIICNILLALVILLTTMFVKKPMDFSVFPSLLLVATLFRLGLNVASTRLVLGKGFAGEVIQAFGHVAVGGSVIIGAVIFLILVVIQFVVVTKGAERVAEVGARFTLDAMPGKQMAIDADLNAGLITDEIAKKRRAEVAGEADFYGAMDGASKFVKGDAIAGILIIIINLIGGIATGMVSGGLAIGDALSKYGILTIGDGLVTQIPALLMAVSTGMIVTRSNAESDLGSTASQQLTQSRTAVMIAGVAAIGMAFIPGMPIVPFLVVGGTLLVIGQRIKAKEKKEAQDLERAALTQNVAPTETTEDLLEQMRVHALEIQLAPDLVDMVSGASDDLLGRVRALRRKVAMELGVVVPPVRTRDSVELPPATYAIRIAGVEAGRGMAPAGKVLALGDFLDALPGTSTVEPVFGLAGKWIPAEMRHSAEMTGATVIDRVSVLVTHLSSIIADNAARLLSREDVRVLVEGVKTVNAPAVEELIPSMLSMAELQRVLQGLLQEQIPINDLGRICEALTLRAKVSTDPEGLIESARAALGPALSAQYLDGNTLRVIMIEPGLEQSLLEGLRPSEQGTQILLDANRIETILSSLKTQVQTVEASGLSAVLVCAPALRPAIRRLVSAQTGGLPVLSYQEATAGNVHIETVGVVRGEGALAA
- a CDS encoding carbon storage regulator; this encodes MLVLTRKVGERILIGDDIVLTILDSRGDGIRVGIDAPRGIKVQREEVVRAVTEANVEAARAGDDAEARIRDLLGGAQPPADPPAAPEK
- a CDS encoding CG0192-related protein; translated protein: MALLHRAELRPSKTEIIAEWARSRSWFEGDPEAPFEKLASFRFDDPEGEVGIETLLVTAGGPLLQVPLTYRGSPLAGGEAWLLGTMEHSVLGTRYAYDGMGDPAFVAALATAALTGGSQADEYVEVDGERVFREPTAVVTGSGNAGSRAVAASDLAAPATRDERGITVATLRGLRVALARVPGPGSDAGALASAAGVPAGAGATEDGLREVVTGTWAGGDPVTLAVVLVD
- a CDS encoding sensor histidine kinase, translated to MTPAFPDAPERTGLGSTLNGVGAVVVGSFLVVDRVGAADGRLPAGVLVLGLVALAAWIVRSFLRPGRVADAAAVVMLVVGSALVTSTDALLITPAIVAIVAVAADLRHPRGVVVAFAATGFAIVTATSLLDSRSPSFLLACLGGLALGCVVGYNRRQNRVAEVTARKLLAREVEIEREQQHSALLADRARVARDIHDVLAHSLGGLVIQLDAVEALLENGRTDEAAARVTAARSLAADGLGEARRAVATLRDPALAAPAGGDPLDRPDAVDRLLETHRSLGGQVSASGLDALTALDAEHSRALAGVLREALSNARRHAPGAPVAVAATADAGRGTLRVTVSNPVGAGAGVAGATAGPAAAGPGAEDRAGGGQGLPGMRDRLAELGDGSRVAAGRRGDSFVVEAEVVVR
- a CDS encoding sensor histidine kinase; the protein is MTLPEPTLLPAPGQRNPLRPITGILLERILGRCIAVFSIVFGAQGIPFALMQQGVLKQPLGWLVVGTLFGAFAAVILTGFSGRFLVTVAPFVPIIYLVALTTWPLGVADPSVVQPTVPWLWYVANLVLATAVVAFSTWVSAMYVVLIPTVLFVVRLTPSGGGATVEHALLDSAYVAILGAVVLVVVLMLRRAAADVDQAQDAAVVRYGDAVRAHAIEVERLQVDSIVHDGVLTALLSAGKAETPKARRLAAVMAGVSMARLISAAETPTGLLKEVSLAKVRERLDRARGHLDPDARLSAEGEIGSLSVPAEVAQTLADAAVQALVNSCQHAGDSASRWITVAADGDQAVVIVGDDGAGFDPSVSSERLGVRVSILERVRTSGGLAEIVSAPGRGTVVTLRWRAATGAQEHPDSIPA
- a CDS encoding flagellar biosynthetic protein FliR; this encodes MDFRFDMSAVEAVMLAGVRIAAFLVIAPPFSYKAIPGNVKALLAVGLALAVSPRIIPGYQSQTTGDFVVSLVLELVAGATLGFLVWLVFAAVQSAGSAIDLFGGFQLAQAYDPQSMVNGAQFTRLFQMTALVLMFTSGGYQLIIGGITRTFDAVPIGVGIDLSHPAALMVHAVTQMFLATLQIAGPLIVVLFLADAGLGLLTRVAPALNAFQLGYPLKIMITLGLAGMVFVALPQIVSSLSEQAVGALMGVS